The Deltaproteobacteria bacterium genome window below encodes:
- the gspK gene encoding type II secretion system minor pseudopilin GspK: protein MRPPSKERNAALSVRSRPGESGFVLIATLVILAVLVAIVTEFVYRVHVSASRASNFAEGQRAALLAGKGVELAEQALKEMLKSGPNIAIDKDGLLFTSSEGESSVVIRVHDELGKASLRTVYANGVENGRTHPVFSRLLEGLGIKGREGLEDSLADWIDGDDQPRAYGAEGPEHYLRLKAPYEARNEYPGSIGELLLIKGFSPQVLAMLKPVVSPYNTDGLVNVNTAPREVLLALSEEMTEELASNLIKRRMERPFKDRSEIMKVPGFETAGYGLMDSIRVESRIFSVHSRATSGEVSREIEAVFEVGKGVLYWRRL, encoded by the coding sequence ATGAGGCCGCCCTCGAAGGAGAGGAACGCCGCCTTGAGCGTACGATCGAGACCGGGGGAGAGCGGCTTTGTCCTTATAGCCACGCTCGTTATCCTGGCGGTCCTTGTGGCTATCGTGACCGAGTTCGTCTACCGGGTGCACGTCTCCGCCTCCAGGGCCTCCAATTTCGCGGAGGGACAGAGAGCCGCGCTCCTGGCCGGCAAGGGGGTCGAGCTCGCGGAGCAGGCCCTTAAAGAGATGCTCAAGTCCGGGCCGAATATCGCGATTGATAAGGATGGGCTCCTTTTCACGTCATCAGAAGGGGAGTCGTCGGTAGTCATAAGGGTCCATGACGAGCTTGGCAAGGCATCGTTGAGGACAGTTTACGCTAACGGAGTAGAAAACGGCAGGACGCACCCGGTCTTCTCAAGACTACTTGAAGGGTTGGGTATAAAGGGCCGCGAGGGCCTTGAGGACTCCCTGGCGGACTGGATTGACGGCGACGACCAGCCAAGGGCATACGGGGCCGAGGGCCCGGAGCATTATTTGAGGCTCAAAGCGCCTTATGAGGCGAGGAACGAGTATCCTGGCTCAATAGGAGAGCTCCTGCTGATAAAGGGCTTTTCGCCCCAGGTGCTTGCAATGCTAAAGCCCGTTGTCTCGCCCTATAACACGGACGGGCTCGTTAACGTGAATACCGCCCCAAGAGAGGTGCTCCTGGCCCTTTCGGAAGAAATGACCGAAGAGCTCGCCTCTAATCTCATAAAGCGCAGGATGGAGAGGCCCTTTAAGGACAGGTCCGAGATAATGAAGGTGCCGGGTTTCGAGACGGCAGGCTACGGCCTCATGGATAGTATAAGGGTGGAGAGCCGGATATTCAGCGTCCATTCGAGGGCTACATCTGGCGAGGTCTCGCGGGAGATAGAGGCGGTTTTCGAGGTAGGGAAGGGTGTCCTCTATTGGAGAAGGCTCTAG
- a CDS encoding prepilin-type N-terminal cleavage/methylation domain-containing protein gives MRPKALRSIPFIRNSGFTFIEVLVALTIGSVALLSLYGVLMSVLGAGERTGASIERDLEAGIFLERLSGEVNSAYFSPEEPNTVFSGKIRGGAPALEFTSYSAVPQREGAPSTDLMGIGYFAKHEDGGLTLYRETWNPLIGERFSSEALSGIEAFELSYNNGATWANAWEATLEKKLPLAVRARVVLRDGREFTALSRTMIR, from the coding sequence ATGCGTCCAAAAGCCTTACGCTCCATACCTTTTATCAGGAATAGCGGGTTTACGTTCATAGAGGTGCTCGTTGCGCTTACGATCGGCTCTGTTGCGCTCCTCTCCCTTTACGGCGTCCTCATGAGCGTACTTGGCGCGGGCGAAAGGACCGGCGCCTCGATCGAGAGGGATTTGGAGGCGGGGATATTCCTTGAGAGGCTTTCGGGCGAGGTCAACTCCGCGTACTTCAGCCCGGAAGAGCCCAATACGGTATTCTCCGGAAAGATAAGGGGCGGGGCTCCGGCCCTGGAGTTTACATCGTATTCAGCGGTGCCCCAAAGGGAGGGTGCTCCTTCCACAGACCTCATGGGGATAGGTTACTTCGCGAAGCATGAAGACGGGGGGCTTACCCTTTACAGAGAGACATGGAACCCACTAATCGGTGAAAGGTTCAGTTCGGAGGCGCTCTCCGGCATAGAGGCGTTCGAGCTGAGCTACAATAACGGCGCTACGTGGGCAAACGCATGGGAGGCGACCCTTGAAAAAAAGCTCCCCCTTGCCGTAAGGGCCAGGGTGGTCTTGAGGGACGGAAGGGAATTTACAGCGCTTTCCAGGACCATGATAAGATGA
- a CDS encoding prepilin-type N-terminal cleavage/methylation domain-containing protein translates to MPEKREKGFTLLEVMISLAILAGAVVTLVAAFNYHLKVSSETSDLVAASVLGRFKAEEVSLYGPPGTMSGSFEGDFKTFSWEMQPSDTELPGLKRLDVRISWDASKSLTLHTFYQE, encoded by the coding sequence ATGCCTGAAAAGAGGGAAAAAGGGTTTACCCTCCTTGAGGTCATGATAAGCCTTGCCATCCTGGCAGGGGCGGTTGTGACGCTCGTTGCCGCCTTCAATTACCACCTTAAGGTATCTTCCGAGACAAGCGACCTTGTAGCCGCTTCCGTACTCGGCAGGTTCAAGGCAGAGGAGGTCTCGCTCTATGGGCCGCCGGGTACCATGAGCGGATCATTTGAAGGCGACTTCAAGACTTTCAGCTGGGAGATGCAGCCGTCGGACACCGAGCTGCCGGGACTTAAGCGGCTGGATGTAAGGATAAGCTGGGATGCGTCCAAAAGCCTTACGCTCCATACCTTTTATCAGGAATAG
- the gspD gene encoding type II secretion system secretin GspD — protein sequence MLKPFKNALLISSLLLFTLVPAGSTALAAAPKGAAAEKITINFVDVEVSSLIRIMSEITRKNFIYDAEGGAKGRVTIVAPAKLTSDEAMDLFVSALELKGLAVIPSGDSYKIVPSSLAKQSGMRVSDGAGPARGDQYIVRLITLEYVSIQEALSAVQPLISRYGQVSSFGSKNALLVVDTAANVDKILNILKSVDRPAGPPEPELVYLRHAQAEVLVQILRQEELRRTGLKRGPDGQSDSGISLDARLNAIILSNSLNEREYYRGFISLLDVAPPEASSRLHVYYLENANATDLGKVLSSLLDPGRSPAAEKGAPPTQMPFGITGRISITPFDGTNSLIIMASPSDYQNLVQVIEKLDRRPKQVFVEAMITEVSIDKAVELGNRWRATGKHNGDPVVIGGFGTVDQSSIQSVVSGLAGLSVGGLGNFITVPVTRPDGTSFNLTAPGFAALFSLSSFRDVVNVLSTPHLLTSDNSEAEIMVGENVPFLSKLERETGTTGQPLIQSIERKDVGIKLRIKPKISEGNFVKLDIYQEISAISPTTVAGASDLITTKRSAQTSVVAKNNQTVVIGGLIQSRKTNSTVKVPLLGDIPLLGWLFKFKRDQDQKTNLLVFITPYIVNDFQGLEELRMRKESEFDQNSRPAKPQGGAAP from the coding sequence ATGCTCAAGCCGTTCAAAAACGCTCTCCTCATATCCTCTCTTCTCCTTTTCACGCTTGTCCCGGCCGGGTCAACGGCGCTGGCGGCCGCCCCGAAGGGAGCGGCCGCCGAGAAGATAACCATAAACTTCGTCGACGTCGAGGTCTCGTCGCTCATAAGGATAATGAGCGAGATAACCCGGAAAAACTTCATCTACGACGCCGAGGGCGGGGCAAAGGGCAGGGTCACGATAGTGGCCCCGGCGAAACTCACGAGCGACGAGGCCATGGACCTATTCGTCTCGGCGCTGGAGCTGAAGGGGCTTGCAGTGATTCCCTCCGGAGACTCGTACAAGATAGTCCCATCCTCCCTTGCAAAGCAGAGCGGAATGAGGGTATCGGACGGGGCGGGCCCTGCCAGGGGCGACCAGTATATCGTCCGGCTCATAACGCTCGAATACGTCTCCATTCAGGAAGCCCTTTCGGCGGTCCAGCCGCTTATCTCAAGATACGGACAGGTATCGAGCTTCGGCTCGAAAAACGCGCTCCTGGTGGTGGACACGGCCGCGAACGTCGATAAGATACTGAACATCCTCAAGTCGGTGGACAGGCCCGCAGGCCCCCCGGAACCGGAGCTAGTATACTTGAGGCACGCGCAGGCCGAAGTCCTCGTCCAGATACTCAGACAGGAGGAGCTCCGGAGGACCGGCCTTAAGAGGGGGCCGGACGGGCAGAGTGACAGCGGCATTTCTCTCGATGCAAGGCTTAACGCCATAATACTCTCCAACTCTCTCAACGAGCGGGAGTATTACAGGGGTTTCATATCCCTCCTGGACGTGGCCCCTCCGGAGGCCTCGAGCCGCCTGCACGTCTACTATCTCGAAAACGCGAATGCTACCGACCTCGGCAAGGTGCTCTCCTCGCTACTCGACCCGGGCCGCAGCCCGGCGGCTGAGAAGGGGGCGCCGCCGACGCAGATGCCTTTCGGCATAACCGGAAGGATATCCATAACCCCGTTTGACGGGACGAACTCGCTCATAATCATGGCCTCGCCATCCGACTACCAGAACCTCGTGCAGGTCATAGAGAAGCTCGACAGGAGGCCCAAGCAGGTCTTTGTCGAGGCCATGATAACAGAGGTTAGCATCGACAAGGCCGTGGAACTCGGGAACAGGTGGCGGGCGACCGGGAAGCATAACGGCGACCCGGTCGTGATAGGCGGCTTCGGGACCGTCGACCAGTCCTCGATCCAGTCGGTCGTGAGCGGGCTTGCCGGTCTTTCGGTGGGAGGGCTCGGGAACTTCATAACCGTCCCGGTCACAAGGCCCGACGGGACAAGCTTCAATCTCACGGCCCCGGGGTTCGCGGCCCTTTTCTCTCTGTCCTCCTTCAGGGATGTCGTTAACGTCCTATCGACGCCTCATCTTTTGACGAGCGACAATTCCGAGGCCGAGATCATGGTCGGCGAAAACGTGCCGTTCCTGAGTAAGCTCGAGCGTGAGACAGGCACGACCGGGCAGCCCCTTATTCAATCAATCGAGCGGAAGGACGTCGGCATAAAGCTACGGATAAAGCCCAAGATAAGCGAGGGGAACTTCGTAAAGCTCGACATATACCAGGAGATATCCGCCATTTCACCCACGACCGTCGCGGGCGCTTCCGACCTCATCACCACGAAACGCTCGGCCCAGACAAGCGTAGTCGCGAAGAACAACCAGACCGTCGTCATAGGCGGGCTTATACAATCGAGAAAGACCAACAGCACCGTTAAGGTGCCGCTCCTCGGCGACATACCGCTCCTCGGATGGCTATTCAAGTTCAAGAGGGACCAGGACCAGAAGACCAACCTCCTCGTATTCATAACCCCGTATATCGTGAACGACTTTCAGGGGCTCGAAGAGCTGCGGATGAGGAAGGAATCGGAATTCGACCAGAACAGCCGCCCGGCCAAGCCTCAGGGCGGCGCTGCACCCTGA
- the gspE gene encoding type II secretion system ATPase GspE: protein MAEMTGKNLPRIDRITDEDMDASILSRFSLPFLKKNLILPLRRKDGLVPVAVSSLEAAFALNEIERTAGGPVTPVIADKQEILDAINRSFDRLSGSAKDVIDGLGSESLDNLSSNWEEPKDLIDLGDEAPVIKLLNSLLFEAVRDRASDIHIEPYEKEVEVRFRVDGVLHPVLSPPKALQEALVSRVKIMAGLDIAEKRLPQDGKIRLLVAGKDIYVRVSIIPTSHGERAVLRLLDSKAEVIAFPRLGLDESQARTLESLLSKNSGIILVTGPTGSGKTTTLYSALSRINSTERNIITIEDPVEYQLKGVGQMHVNPKIGLTFASGLRSILRQDPDVIMVGEIRDRETAEIAIQASLTGHLVLSTLHTNDTASSITRLVDMGIEPYLVSSSITGILAQRLVRVLCPDCRKEAPPGGEASLFKEPPGRLWTAAGCGKCLGTGFRGRVGIFEFLVPGPELRPLILKNQDAGTIKKAALAGGMRTMLEDGLEKARKGITSVKEVLRVIQDEN, encoded by the coding sequence ATGGCTGAGATGACCGGAAAGAATCTGCCCCGGATAGACCGCATTACCGACGAGGACATGGACGCTTCCATCCTCAGTCGCTTCTCCCTCCCCTTCCTTAAAAAAAACCTTATCCTGCCTCTGAGGAGAAAGGACGGGCTTGTGCCCGTGGCGGTCTCGAGCCTTGAGGCGGCATTCGCACTTAACGAGATAGAAAGGACCGCCGGGGGGCCGGTTACGCCGGTTATCGCGGATAAACAGGAGATACTCGACGCGATAAACAGGTCCTTTGACAGGCTCTCAGGCTCGGCAAAGGACGTCATCGACGGGCTGGGCTCCGAGAGTCTCGACAACCTCTCCAGCAACTGGGAAGAGCCGAAGGACCTCATCGACCTGGGGGATGAGGCGCCTGTAATAAAGCTCTTGAACTCCCTCCTCTTCGAGGCGGTACGGGACAGGGCGAGCGACATCCACATCGAGCCGTATGAAAAGGAGGTCGAGGTCCGCTTCAGGGTCGATGGTGTCCTTCATCCGGTCCTCTCCCCGCCCAAGGCCCTCCAGGAGGCGCTCGTAAGCCGCGTTAAGATAATGGCCGGGCTCGACATCGCGGAGAAGCGGCTTCCGCAGGACGGCAAGATCCGTCTCCTCGTAGCAGGCAAGGACATCTATGTAAGGGTCTCGATTATACCCACCTCGCACGGCGAAAGGGCTGTATTGAGGCTCCTCGACAGCAAGGCGGAGGTCATCGCATTCCCGAGGCTCGGCCTTGACGAAAGCCAGGCCCGCACGCTCGAATCCCTTCTTTCCAAAAATAGCGGCATAATACTCGTAACCGGCCCGACCGGGTCCGGCAAGACCACTACGCTCTACTCGGCCCTCTCGCGCATAAACTCGACCGAAAGGAACATAATAACCATCGAGGACCCGGTCGAGTACCAGTTGAAGGGCGTGGGGCAGATGCACGTGAACCCTAAAATAGGACTCACCTTCGCGAGCGGGCTCCGCTCCATCCTCAGGCAGGACCCGGACGTCATAATGGTAGGCGAGATACGTGACAGGGAGACCGCGGAGATCGCCATACAGGCCTCCCTTACCGGGCACCTCGTACTCTCGACCCTCCACACCAACGATACCGCAAGCTCGATAACGAGGCTCGTGGACATGGGGATAGAGCCTTACCTTGTGTCCTCGTCCATAACCGGGATACTTGCGCAGAGGCTCGTGCGGGTGCTGTGCCCGGACTGCAGGAAAGAGGCCCCGCCGGGCGGCGAAGCCTCCCTTTTCAAGGAGCCGCCCGGAAGGCTCTGGACGGCCGCGGGCTGCGGTAAGTGCCTTGGCACCGGTTTCAGGGGCAGGGTCGGCATATTCGAGTTCCTCGTGCCCGGCCCGGAACTACGCCCGCTGATACTCAAAAATCAGGACGCTGGCACCATAAAAAAAGCGGCCCTCGCCGGCGGCATGAGGACCATGCTCGAGGACGGACTGGAAAAGGCCCGCAAGGGTATTACTAGCGTTAAAGAGGTCTTGCGAGTCATACAGGACGAAAACTGA
- a CDS encoding type II secretion system F family protein, with protein sequence MATYRYRAYDNRGKLASGKMEASGRNDALQRLKGLGLHPVEVKEAEAAGKGRKVPTGDLALATRQLSTLLASGTSLTEALSVLTGNMDNERLKTVFGDIREAVTGGSSLSGALLRHPHIFSPFYRGLVASGEASGSLERVLPRLAAELESRARLITEMRAALAYPLLMLLVGAGVLAFLFVFVIPKITRIFEDTGGSLPFITVLLIRTAELISGYWPVFIAFGVAAYFGVRRTSKSGRGRERIENLALDLPFAGKLIALFYLSAFTRTLGSLLAGGIQLLKALEITKEVVGHTAFRKAIDEAASDCAGGMALSTSLAKCGRIPPLVIHMIKVGEKSGSLDDMLLRAAEGYEAELQAGIKKTMSLIEPALILAMGAVVGFIVLTILLPIFELNQVIR encoded by the coding sequence TTGGCCACATACAGGTACAGGGCATATGACAATAGAGGGAAGCTTGCATCTGGGAAAATGGAGGCTTCCGGCAGGAACGATGCTCTCCAGCGCCTGAAAGGGTTGGGGCTCCACCCTGTCGAGGTAAAGGAGGCAGAGGCCGCCGGGAAGGGCCGGAAGGTACCTACAGGGGACCTGGCCCTCGCCACGCGACAGCTGTCGACCCTTTTAGCCTCAGGCACGAGCTTAACGGAGGCGCTCTCGGTACTTACGGGAAATATGGATAACGAGCGCCTCAAAACGGTCTTCGGGGATATCAGGGAAGCCGTTACCGGAGGCAGCTCCCTTTCAGGCGCACTCCTAAGGCATCCCCATATCTTCAGCCCGTTTTACAGGGGCCTGGTGGCTTCGGGCGAGGCGAGCGGCTCACTAGAGAGGGTGCTCCCCAGGCTTGCCGCGGAGCTCGAATCAAGGGCAAGGCTCATAACCGAAATGCGGGCCGCCCTCGCCTACCCTCTTCTTATGCTCCTCGTGGGCGCGGGCGTGCTCGCGTTCCTGTTTGTCTTTGTCATACCCAAGATAACCCGCATATTCGAGGACACCGGCGGAAGCCTCCCGTTCATCACGGTCCTTCTTATCCGTACCGCGGAACTCATTTCAGGCTACTGGCCTGTATTCATTGCGTTCGGAGTAGCGGCTTACTTTGGGGTCCGTAGAACCTCAAAATCCGGGCGGGGAAGGGAGCGTATCGAGAACCTGGCGCTCGACCTGCCCTTTGCAGGGAAGCTCATCGCGCTTTTCTACCTCTCAGCTTTTACGAGGACTCTCGGGAGCCTTCTCGCGGGCGGCATACAGCTCCTTAAGGCCCTTGAGATAACGAAAGAGGTCGTGGGCCATACCGCTTTCAGGAAGGCTATCGACGAGGCGGCTTCCGACTGCGCAGGAGGCATGGCGCTCTCAACGAGCCTGGCCAAATGCGGTCGCATCCCTCCGCTTGTGATCCATATGATAAAGGTGGGGGAAAAGAGCGGAAGCCTCGATGATATGCTCCTGCGTGCCGCCGAGGGCTACGAAGCCGAGCTGCAGGCCGGGATAAAAAAGACAATGAGCCTCATCGAGCCGGCGCTCATCCTGGCGATGGGGGCCGTGGTGGGGTTCATAGTCCTCACTATACTTCTCCCCATATTCGAGCTCAACCAGGTAATAAGGTAG
- the msrA gene encoding peptide-methionine (S)-S-oxide reductase MsrA has protein sequence MEKERKGTEMAIFAAGCFWGVEETFRSVKGVVSTRVGYTGGKTEDPTYKEVCTDTTGHAEAVEVTFDPGIVSYKELLKVFWDIHDPTTRNRQGPDIGSQYRSAIFYADNEQERLARASKEELERSGLYRRPIATEITPAKAFYPAEEYHQKYLMKRGIKYCG, from the coding sequence ATGGAAAAGGAAAGAAAGGGTACTGAAATGGCGATTTTCGCAGCCGGTTGCTTCTGGGGTGTCGAGGAGACCTTCAGGAGCGTAAAAGGCGTTGTCTCAACCAGGGTCGGCTATACCGGCGGAAAAACTGAAGACCCCACTTATAAAGAGGTCTGCACGGATACAACGGGCCACGCAGAGGCCGTGGAGGTCACATTCGATCCAGGGATAGTGAGCTACAAGGAGCTTCTCAAGGTTTTCTGGGACATACACGACCCTACGACAAGGAACAGGCAGGGGCCGGATATCGGGAGCCAGTACAGGTCAGCTATCTTCTATGCAGACAACGAGCAGGAAAGGCTCGCCAGGGCATCAAAGGAAGAGCTTGAAAGGTCCGGGCTCTACAGGAGGCCCATAGCCACGGAGATTACCCCGGCAAAGGCCTTTTATCCCGCGGAGGAATATCACCAGAAGTATCTCATGAAGCGCGGGATTAAGTACTGCGGCTGA
- a CDS encoding flagellar brake protein, with protein MDIKPPSSHPPARVEAGAEPRSPRLSLGEALIVEISKLEIRLKSVLVGFEVGSFLLIKLSPNDLMGMFRSETVVRNPVTVKFQVKDTVYSFNTEILNIVSNPSKLMFLAFPSKIEELKVRPELRRQCALPAMIMLNNEIIDMLIVDLSAKGCQCSISTSGRNGETLRKLMHINAVIEILVNFPETSERLMLSGRVRNIGSDRDKLNIGVMFEGLIPEAGARIESFLTKSASPV; from the coding sequence ATGGATATAAAGCCGCCTTCAAGCCATCCTCCGGCCCGGGTCGAGGCCGGAGCCGAGCCGCGCTCTCCGAGGCTCAGCCTCGGAGAGGCCCTGATAGTCGAAATATCGAAGCTCGAGATACGACTTAAAAGCGTCCTTGTCGGCTTCGAGGTCGGCAGTTTCCTACTGATAAAACTCTCCCCGAACGACCTCATGGGCATGTTCAGGAGCGAGACCGTGGTAAGAAACCCGGTGACGGTCAAGTTCCAGGTCAAGGACACCGTATACAGCTTCAATACGGAGATCCTGAATATCGTCTCAAACCCCTCCAAGCTAATGTTCCTCGCCTTCCCGAGCAAGATAGAGGAGCTCAAGGTCCGCCCCGAGCTCAGGCGCCAGTGCGCCCTGCCGGCGATGATAATGCTCAATAACGAGATAATAGACATGCTGATAGTAGACCTGAGCGCCAAGGGGTGCCAGTGCTCCATAAGCACATCAGGCAGGAACGGGGAAACGCTCCGGAAACTTATGCACATCAACGCGGTAATCGAGATACTCGTGAACTTCCCTGAGACGAGCGAGAGGCTTATGCTTTCCGGTCGGGTCAGGAATATAGGGAGCGACAGGGACAAGCTCAATATCGGGGTAATGTTCGAAGGCCTTATTCCGGAGGCAGGCGCCAGGATAGAGAGTTTCCTCACGAAGTCGGCGAGCCCGGTTTGA
- a CDS encoding universal stress protein, with protein MSKDRFEKILVPVDLADGSEKAAEYASMLAKRHGAKLYVIHVIDLSDDVIPFVSGLELEQKLHKKSKEDLAKYAESRFKGIGEVELDTLKGVPYRAILSYINEKGIDVVVMGSYGKGSVDRFLIGSTTERVMRKSPCPVLVVPPER; from the coding sequence ATGAGTAAAGACAGGTTCGAGAAGATACTGGTGCCCGTAGACCTCGCCGACGGCTCCGAGAAGGCCGCCGAGTACGCTTCCATGCTCGCGAAGAGGCATGGCGCGAAGCTCTATGTCATCCATGTCATAGACCTGAGCGACGACGTCATCCCGTTCGTCTCAGGCCTGGAGCTGGAGCAGAAGCTCCATAAGAAATCCAAGGAAGACCTCGCCAAATACGCCGAGAGCAGGTTCAAGGGCATAGGCGAGGTAGAGCTCGATACCCTCAAGGGCGTGCCTTACAGGGCAATATTAAGCTACATAAACGAAAAGGGCATAGACGTCGTGGTCATGGGATCGTACGGAAAGGGCAGCGTGGACCGTTTTCTCATTGGGAGCACCACGGAGCGGGTCATGAGGAAGTCGCCCTGCCCGGTCCTTGTCGTGCCGCCCGAAAGATAA
- a CDS encoding GNAT family N-acetyltransferase, which produces MVRKGSLDEGEGKVTYRAARPEDVPEMADLFLTAVADMYSRNGIAAPVPPRPAVINAYEHILSTGVFNAAESGGRITAISGAVIRDRIWYLSSFWALPELQKRKIGMPLLRLTWEAGVKAGAEVFCTWSSVDHTAMASYMKLGMLPGYQVLLFEGVPRLFSPPRGYENEPLEKSIAMELDHIVRGTRREVDHDLWSGSPVFQGRQVRRKGECAGYYYISRGTIGPAAWNEPEAAGPILALAFLEAAEKSPTVRLAIPGINHAALRFAFDAGLRLTGFAHFLTTGAFGRMDQYLPSGPSLY; this is translated from the coding sequence ATGGTTCGAAAAGGATCGTTAGACGAGGGCGAAGGGAAGGTCACCTACCGCGCCGCGCGCCCTGAGGACGTGCCTGAAATGGCCGACCTCTTTCTCACGGCCGTAGCGGACATGTATTCCCGGAACGGTATCGCTGCCCCGGTGCCTCCCCGCCCGGCCGTAATCAATGCATACGAGCACATACTCTCAACAGGCGTTTTCAATGCGGCGGAATCCGGAGGGCGTATAACCGCCATATCCGGCGCGGTCATAAGGGACCGCATCTGGTATCTATCCTCTTTCTGGGCCCTCCCTGAACTGCAGAAGCGGAAGATAGGGATGCCGCTTCTGAGGTTAACATGGGAAGCCGGCGTAAAGGCGGGGGCAGAGGTCTTTTGCACATGGTCCTCGGTCGACCACACGGCCATGGCGTCCTATATGAAACTCGGGATGCTGCCCGGTTACCAGGTGCTCCTTTTTGAAGGCGTGCCAAGGCTTTTTTCGCCCCCACGGGGCTACGAAAACGAGCCGCTCGAGAAATCCATCGCCATGGAGCTGGACCATATCGTCCGCGGCACGCGCCGGGAGGTGGACCACGACCTCTGGTCAGGCAGTCCGGTTTTTCAGGGCAGGCAGGTGCGCCGAAAAGGAGAATGCGCCGGCTATTACTACATAAGCCGCGGCACCATAGGCCCAGCCGCATGGAATGAGCCGGAAGCGGCCGGGCCTATTCTGGCGCTTGCCTTTCTTGAGGCCGCTGAAAAATCCCCCACGGTCCGGCTGGCGATTCCGGGGATAAATCATGCGGCCTTGAGGTTCGCCTTTGACGCAGGGCTCCGCCTGACCGGCTTTGCGCACTTCCTTACAACAGGGGCCTTCGGCCGCATGGACCAGTACCTGCCCTCAGGCCCATCCCTTTACTGA
- a CDS encoding cytochrome-c oxidase yields the protein MEKLAGYFMKAGVLYALAGFTVGLIMGATHNFGMTSVHVHLSVIGWLTMAVFAMYYHLVPVAARNGAAKAHFWIANAGVLILTASLALLVSGVGAAEAGAAIGSIITVLSLLIFVYIVFKTA from the coding sequence ATGGAAAAGTTGGCTGGGTATTTCATGAAGGCTGGCGTCCTTTACGCGCTGGCCGGGTTCACGGTCGGGCTGATCATGGGGGCGACACATAATTTCGGGATGACTTCCGTGCACGTGCATCTCAGCGTAATCGGGTGGTTGACCATGGCGGTTTTCGCGATGTATTATCATCTTGTCCCGGTTGCGGCAAGGAACGGCGCCGCCAAGGCCCACTTCTGGATAGCGAACGCGGGAGTGCTCATACTGACCGCAAGCCTCGCGCTCCTTGTAAGCGGGGTTGGCGCAGCGGAGGCCGGGGCCGCGATCGGCTCCATCATCACCGTACTTTCTCTCCTCATATTCGTTTATATAGTGTTTAAAACGGCTTAA
- a CDS encoding TetR/AcrR family transcriptional regulator — protein MTKTKTNAPGIKRREAMIEAAWTLFMQKGYTAVTVDEIISRSGGSKSSFYVFFGSKEGLFMEIVTSVTNQLLEEFMVPVTSGLTTREALTRIGHTIGNKILTEKGTGLYRLSASISWQFPEISRMFYESGPRRGWKGLAEYLKKEVSAGRLKIKDPLMAAEFFFGMIISKDHISMPLGCSGPPSKQRVEKLVAEAVEVFMAAYGTKG, from the coding sequence ATGACGAAGACAAAGACAAACGCGCCGGGCATAAAGAGGCGCGAGGCCATGATCGAGGCGGCGTGGACCCTTTTCATGCAAAAGGGCTACACCGCCGTGACCGTGGACGAGATAATAAGTAGGTCCGGCGGGTCGAAGTCCTCGTTCTATGTATTTTTCGGGAGCAAGGAGGGTCTCTTCATGGAGATAGTCACCTCGGTCACGAACCAGCTCCTGGAGGAATTCATGGTCCCCGTGACCTCGGGGCTGACTACAAGGGAGGCCCTCACGAGGATAGGCCACACCATTGGCAACAAGATCCTCACTGAAAAGGGCACGGGACTGTACCGGCTTTCAGCCTCTATATCATGGCAGTTTCCCGAGATATCCAGGATGTTCTACGAGTCCGGCCCCAGGCGCGGCTGGAAGGGGCTTGCGGAATATCTCAAAAAAGAGGTTTCAGCGGGGAGGCTTAAGATAAAGGACCCGTTGATGGCGGCCGAGTTCTTCTTCGGCATGATAATCTCAAAGGATCATATCTCCATGCCGCTCGGCTGCTCGGGCCCCCCGTCGAAACAAAGGGTCGAGAAATTAGTGGCCGAGGCGGTCGAGGTCTTCATGGCAGCCTACGGCACCAAAGGCTGA